The genomic stretch CCCGCCGCCACCGAGCCCCTCACCGACCTGTGGGCCGAGGCGTCCGACATGGACGGCGCCCAGGCGCTGCTCGAACGCTGGGCGCGCATCGTGGAGCAGGCCGCCACCTGAGCGGCGCCGGTCACCCTGTCACCGAAAGTGACGTGAAAGAGTTGGCCCCCGATGCGCGCGCACGGCGCCGCAAGATCGTAATGTTGAAACGCGCGGCGGCATGGACCACGGGGCGGAAGCGGCGGTAACTTTGTCTGCGTCCACACCACCGTCCAGCGCCCCGAGTTGACCTTTGCCGCTGATCAGCGTATGTTGCGGCATTCGCAAACTTGAAAAAGCGAAGCGAGGCGCGTCCCGAGCACCGTCGCCGCGTCTTCGCGGTAGGAGGCCGAGCCGATCGATGCCGAGCGTCTACTGCACGCAGTGCGGGCACGCCAACCCCGAGGATGCCCGTTTCTGTTCCCGCTGTGGGTCACCGCTGACCAGACCCGAGGTCTCCGGGGACACCACATCGACGATCTCCGTCGCGGGAATCGAGGCGTATGAGGCTGAGACAGGCGACATGCTCCTGGCCGAGCGGGCGCTCGTCGAGCAGCTGCCGCCCGGCGCGGCGTTGCTCACGGTGACCAGGGGCCCCAATCAGGGGAGCCGTTTCCGGCTGGACAAGGACCTCACCACGACCGGGCGTCACCCGGAGAGCGACATCTTCCTCGACGACATCACGGTCTCGCGCCGCCACGTCGAGTTCTACCGGCACCGCGGCGGCCAGTTCTCCGTCCGCGACGTCGGCAGCCTCAACGGCACCTACGTCAACAGGGAGCGGATCGAGGAGGTTCCCCTGCACTCCGGCGACGAGGTGCAGATCGGCAAACTCCGCTTGGTCTTCCTGATGCGGGGCAACGCCGGCGTATGAGTGAGCGAAGCGAGCGACCCATCAACACAGCTTCTCGTGAACCCATGAGGCCGGAGGGCTCATGAGTTCACAGGCGGCACGCTCGTACATGAGCATCGGGGAGGTGCTCGCGCTCCTGCAGGGCGAGTTCCCCGATGTCACGATCTCCAAGATCAGATTCTTGGAGGGCGAAGGCCTGATCGAGCCCGAGCGCAGCCCCTCCGGCTACCGCAAGTTCACGCACCTGCACGTCGAGCAGCTGCGTTTCATCCTCACCGAGCAGCGTGACCACTACCTGCCGCTGCGGGTGATCAAGGACAGGATGGCCGAGAGCTTCGGCCGCCCCCGTGCGGTGCAGCAGACCCAGGAGATCAAGCTCAGCCGCGCCGAGCTGATCGAGTCCGCGGGGATCGACGAGGAGACGCTCACCGAGCTCGAGGACTACGGCCTGCTCACCCCGGTGGCCAGGCGTTACGACGAGGAGGCGCTCAAGGTGGCGCGCACCGTCGGCGCCCTGGCCCGCTTCGGCCTGCACGCCCGGCACCTGCGCGCGGTCAAGGCGGCGGCCGAGCGCGAGTGCGGCTTGGTCGAGCAGACCGTCGCTCCGGTGCTCAAGCGGCGCGCCCCCGGGGCCATCGGCGAGGCGGAGGAGACCGCCAGGGAGCTGTCGGCCCTGCTGCTCGATCTGCACGCATCCCTGGTGCGCACGGGCGTACGGTCGATCCTGGGGCGTTGAGAGCGAGGCGAGCAGGGAGCCGACGGCACATTCCAGGCCCGCCGGGTGTTACGTTGAATTGAAGTAGCCAAGTCGAGCAAAGAGCTGTGCCGGGTGACCGGTCAGGAATACGGAGCAGCCCGTGTTGCAGATGGAGGTCGTGGGCGTAAGAGTTGAAATGCCCACAAATCAGCCGATCGTCTTGCTCAAGGAGGCACACGGGGAGCGGTTCCTTCCTATATGGATTGGCATGACCGAGGCGACCGCCATCGCCCTGGCCCAGGCGGAGGAGCCTCCGCCGCGGCCGCTCACCCACGACCTCTTCCGCGACGTGCTGAGCGCCCTGGGCGTCGGCCTGCGGGCGGTCAACATCGTCGCCCTGCGTGACGGGATCTTCTTCGCCGACCTGGTGTTCTCCAACGGCGTGGAGGTGAGCGCGCGGCCGTCGGACTCGATCGCGCTCGCGCTGCGCACCGGAGCCCGCATCTTCGCCAGCGAGGAGGTGGTCCAGGAGGCCGGTGTGGTCATCCCCGACGACCAAGAGGACGAGGTGGAGAAGTTCAGGGAGTTCCTTGACACGATCACGCCCGAAGACTTCGGCAGGGCGGGGTAGGTATTTCGGTGCATTTACGCTTCACGACGCGCCGAGCCGGATCGTTGACTGAGCATGGTCACGGTCCTACGGTGCAAGTGAAACCCGTGGCCGCCCTTTACGAACCCCCAGATCAGGCCACGGGATGAGAGAAAGCCGGAGGTCCGCGTGGCGGTCAGCAGCGGCGAGGGAAAGACGGCCGGCCAGGAAGATCCGGTGCGGCGCGAGAACGCGCGGCAGCGTGCCGGCGAGCAGGGTCTGCTCTTCGACGAGCAGCCGGCGGCGTTGCCAGGCGACATCGGATACCGCGGGCCCACGGCCTGTGCGGCGGCCGGCATCACCTACAGGCAGCTCGACTACTGGGCGCGCACGGGCCTGGTAGAGCCCACGATAAGGGCCGCGCAAGGCTCGGGCTCCCAGCGCCTCTACAGCTTCCGCGACATCCTGGTGCTCAAAGTCGTCAAGCGGCTCCTCGACACCGGGGTGTCGCTGCAGCAGATCCGCACGGCCGTGCAGCATCTGCGCGATCGCGGGGTCGCCGACCTCGCCCAGATCACGCTCATGAGCGACGGCGTCAGCGTTTACGAGTGCACCTCGGCCGACGAGGTGATCGACCTGCTCCAGGGCGGCCAGGGCGTGTTCGGCATCGCGCTCGGCCGGGTCTGGCGTGAGGTCGAGGGATCCCTCGCGGAGCTGCCGGGGGAACGAGCGGCGGTCGAGGACACCG from Nonomuraea polychroma encodes the following:
- a CDS encoding FHA domain-containing protein; its protein translation is MPSVYCTQCGHANPEDARFCSRCGSPLTRPEVSGDTTSTISVAGIEAYEAETGDMLLAERALVEQLPPGAALLTVTRGPNQGSRFRLDKDLTTTGRHPESDIFLDDITVSRRHVEFYRHRGGQFSVRDVGSLNGTYVNRERIEEVPLHSGDEVQIGKLRLVFLMRGNAGV
- a CDS encoding MerR family transcriptional regulator, translated to MSSQAARSYMSIGEVLALLQGEFPDVTISKIRFLEGEGLIEPERSPSGYRKFTHLHVEQLRFILTEQRDHYLPLRVIKDRMAESFGRPRAVQQTQEIKLSRAELIESAGIDEETLTELEDYGLLTPVARRYDEEALKVARTVGALARFGLHARHLRAVKAAAERECGLVEQTVAPVLKRRAPGAIGEAEETARELSALLLDLHASLVRTGVRSILGR
- a CDS encoding bifunctional nuclease family protein, whose protein sequence is MLQMEVVGVRVEMPTNQPIVLLKEAHGERFLPIWIGMTEATAIALAQAEEPPPRPLTHDLFRDVLSALGVGLRAVNIVALRDGIFFADLVFSNGVEVSARPSDSIALALRTGARIFASEEVVQEAGVVIPDDQEDEVEKFREFLDTITPEDFGRAG
- a CDS encoding MerR family transcriptional regulator; the encoded protein is MAVSSGEGKTAGQEDPVRRENARQRAGEQGLLFDEQPAALPGDIGYRGPTACAAAGITYRQLDYWARTGLVEPTIRAAQGSGSQRLYSFRDILVLKVVKRLLDTGVSLQQIRTAVQHLRDRGVADLAQITLMSDGVSVYECTSADEVIDLLQGGQGVFGIALGRVWREVEGSLAELPGERAAVEDTVPADHPADELARRRRARRTG